The Mercurialis annua linkage group LG7, ddMerAnnu1.2, whole genome shotgun sequence genome includes the window AAGGCGACATATATTCCGATTTAATGGcgcaaaaaatgataaattttatattaattagcaTCTCTGATTAGTTAATgcttattaaaaaaacattgtAAACTGATTTAAGATTTTCACTTAATCCATCTtcactaaaaaaataaagtacacACTTTATGTTAGTTCTTTTCATTATTACATTTGCAATACTTAATCCCTTCTAATGACATCACTGCTTAAAATTAGTTAAAGTATTTGGCATGTTTGTTCAAACAATTCATGGCTGGTTGCTGACTAACATTATTTAGATGGGAGAGCTTTTTTGTTCTTGAGTTACGTTTCTAATTAAACGaaattaagaagaaaaaaaactaattaagaaaaatattttttgaaaaaattatgatgctataaatattaaatttgactttaattctttagatttaataaaaacaagatataatatcttcattaaattttaaatttgaatctACACTCTCAAGATAGAAATGTGACAactatttgtcaattttttataattaattataaaatattttttaaatgaaattatatttttatatagcaTTCATATATGacaaacataaataaatatatgtattattataattttttatataaaataaaactttcatggtaatttgttaataaaattttaaatatcttgATTTCTAATAAGAAATAAAGCAAACAAttgatttcataaaaaaaaacaattgatagttttttttagataaatttgtTACTCAATTAGTCAATtctgtttaaataataatatcctTATTATTCAAAAATCCTATAGAAAAAAAGAGCAAAATGActgtaaataatattttatttaaagattcatactagtattttttttacacatacaatgaattataattaattctCTTAACCAACAATAGAATGTCATATAGTGAAATTCATATTTCTATAAGTACTTAATTATTCAATTCAAATTAGAAAACAAAgtgatagaaaataaaatttattttcattaattaaattcctaattttgTTTATAAGAAATTAAGAGAAAACAGTGGTAAAAAAGTTGTTGTAATGGAACATCATCTTCAATATTTCCATTTTGGTTAAGATAAACAAATTTGGTAAATCTCATTTCTTTTTCAATTCAGTTCTTTTCTCTCTATcttcaaaaaaacaaaacaaaaatctcaaatttttctCTCTGTTTCACTGTTTTACCCTAAAAAAATTGTACAACACATCATTTTTCTACATAAAGCTCCCATCTTTACACTACCCTCTTCCTCAGCCCCCACACCCAATTTTCTCTTATCTCTCACTaaacaaatgaaataaaaaagacCATTTCTTTACAATTCCATTGATGATACAAAGTTTATGAGATTTTCTTGGGGTTTAAATGATGAGGGattgaaataaaaccaaaaaaatggcACAAAATCTTTTATGTGGAGAGAATAAAAATACTTGTTTTGATGTTGATTGTAATGCCAGTGATGAGATTGATCATCAACTCAATCTAAAGGActgtttttgtaataaaaatgatgatgatgatgaaggtTTGGTGATGGGTTTGACATTACATAGTGAAAAAAGAGTTGTGGAAATGGTTGAGAGGGAACAAAAACATATGCCTTTAGATGATTATCTTATGAGATTAAGGAGTGGTGAGTTGGATATGAGTTTTAGAAGAGAGGCTATTGATTGGATTTGGAAGGTTggttctttttcatttgatccatttttatgtgttttgatttgatttttattggTTTTCTGCTATTGGTTTTCATTTTCCAACAGcaaattttcaatctttttaACATTGCTAGCTGTTTTTATTGATTTCTAATCTGTTTCCATTTGATTTCTGAAATGGGAAATTTGTTCCAAGTTCTAATCTTTGATCAAGTGAAATTGGATATGTTTTAGCAGATTGTTAttgattgtttttataattgtttatcAACAGGTTCAAGCACATTACAGTTTTGGAGCATTGAGTGTGTGTTTATCTATGAATTATTTGGATAGATTCATCTCAGTTTATCAATTGCCTGTAAGTGAAAATAAAGGATAGCattataatttttgaagttCAAATTTTGTCACAATGTGTTGTGTTGCTGATTGGCTTGATTCTGTTTCTTACTGCTGGCCTGTAGAAGGGTAAAGCTTGGACTGTGCAATTGTTAGCTGTAGCTTGTTTATCACTAGCAGCCAAAATGGAGGAGACTAATGTACCTCTTTCAGTGGATTTACAGGTAATATAATCATCAAAATTTGTTCTGAAATGAGAATTTTTGGTTTGTGTTATAAAGTTGGTCATAATTTTCATgtgttttttactttttttattttcagtctTGTTGGATTaatgattttgttgttttttttgaGTAGGTAGGAGATCCAAAGTTTGTGTTTGAGGCTAAAACCATACAAAGAATGGAGCTTTTAGTGTTGAATACATTGAAATGGAGAATGCAAGCAATTACACCTTGCTCATTTATAGACTATTATCTATGCAAGATCAATGGCAATCGGAATTTGTCACCGGCATTGATCAATAAATCATTGCAGCTAATATTATGCATAATAAAAGGTCTGTTTTGATGGAATTTGAGTGTTTTTTAACTATGTAGCACGGATAATGATGCGGGAAAGTGGAACACTTGGACACGGGCATGGCAAAACTATGTTGTTTTAAGAATTCTTAAGTAAAAAATGAAGTTCCGTGTCCAAAATGCTAAATTTCCGACACGTTTCCGAGACGGGAAACGTTGAtcgaatgaagtgtccgtgctacttGGTTTTTCAATAATGATTGTACTTGGTTGTCTGTTGTGGATTTATTATGAGTTTTGATGGTGGGAATTGAATGTAGGTATTGATTTCCTGGAGTTCAGACCTTCAGAGATTGCTGCAGCAGTAGCTCTATTTGTTATAGAACAAGTCCAAGCAGTGGATATTGATAAGCAAATGCCTATTTTCATACATGTAGAAAAGGTAAACACAAAGGAACTTTGGCCCTTGGTGGCACCCTTAGAACTGAAAAATTCAGGACAAGACAAAAGTACTTTAGTTAATGAAACTCTATGATCTTgatctcttttctttttatctaTCAATTTGATAAGCTAATTGGGGCGTCGAAAGAGTTAGCGTGTAATGTTCATGTCATGTCGATATACTCAAATGATACAGTTAAGATCAACAGAACACAAAGTTAATAGGAGTGTCGAAAGAGTTCAAGGGTTGTGTTCATGTCGTGTCAGTCTACTCAAATTATACAATTAGGATCAACACGAACACGATTTATTTATTAACCGTGTCAACACGAACACGACACATAATTATACAGGTTATGGATGTCGATAGTATAACTCGTTTAATCTATGAGTTGACCCGTTTATGATATGAAAATGTTTAATCTCAATCGTAGTTCGTTATTTTTCCGTGTTAGGCTAATCATGCTCATGTCTAAGTTAATGAAATGAACCTTCTTGAGTGTTTGGCATTGTTTTTGCTTGCAGAATAGAGTAATGAAGTGTATTGAATTGATGAAAGACTTGTCATTGATTAGTAGCTGTGGGTCTACAACTACAACTACAACTACAACTACAAGTAGTAATGGTGATAATGTGGCAAGTGCTTCAACTTCATCAGTGCCTCAAAGTCCAAATGGGGTGTTGGAAGCAGCATGCTTAAGCTATAAAAGTGATGACATAACAACAACAGTTGGATCATGTGCAAATTCCTCACATAACCACAATTCTAACACTAATACTCCACTCACTAAGAGGAGGAAACACAATCCAACTCAAGTGGAAAACAAGTCATGATCATCACCACATTATTCATTTTGGTGACCATTTTGGAGGGTGTATCAATGTCCCCTTCATTTTCAATGAACACCAACACATGAGAGAGAGGGATGaagttagagagagaaagagaggagagagagaggaagttagagagagaaaagaaaatagttttttttgagGAATAAATAATGAGTTAAAGAAAATTGGAGAGGTGATCCATGCTATAAGCATGAAAAGCTTAAGGTATTATTACtagtttatatacatatatgaatAGAAGTATGAAGAAGCTAAAGGATATAGGGAATAGTACAAAGTGGAAGAATGGTGGTGTTAATGGGAAATAGAAGTTGAGGGATGAAAGTGTTTTGTTTAGAGAACTATACTACCTTTTAAGTCCTTTTTTGttcattattattgtttttgttgtaTCTTCCAATTTAAGTGAGGGTATAgaaatatatagaaaatggaatcatctaattttttttcatttttttttaactttttatccctttaattaaatttctacTATATCtttctaaataataataattttaagtgTGATGGGCATATTTTTGCTCTAAAGCTATCAATTTAAATGATAGTCTATTGATGAGTGTTAATTATAACacttatttaattagttttttaagTCATTTAGGTCACTTTAGTGTTATTTTAAGCATTAATATTTACCATAGTAACGAGTAACTATTCAAACCATATCCTTAGTTAGAAGCGTCGTAATTAGGTGATTTTATGGCTCATGATTAGTTAATAGTTACATCTATAACTTCTATgaggaaacaaaaattctaaataaaattatacgaGACTTGAAGAGTAAATGGGCTTATGAATTCTATCTATGATATTCCAAAGAGTTTATTAATTAAGATAGTTCTTATCTTAATCTACCGTATAGTTGTagcgaaaaagaaaaaattatagaaaaaaatggAGATTCACAATTAGATAAAATAATACATTCGAAAAGAAAAGTCGAATGAATTTATTCAATTCTCATATAAGGTTATCGTATCTTTACTAATTCAAAgtataatttgataataatataGCTGGAACAATGTATGATACAAAAAGTATGATGAGAATGAATTTAGGAGTTTTATTCTCTTATAGAGCCGATCAATCGCTGATAGTCCATAACAAAGTATCATAAAATTCGTATCATTACTCACTCAAAACGTTGTCGTTTATgagttaattattgttttcctTCTAAAGCAATCAATTGCAACTACTCCATACCAACTTATCATAACTAAACTGCTTCACACACTCGAGACGCTGTCGTTTAGCAAGTTGGGGGTAGCAGGCCGATAAATAATGCTACAAATATATGTTGGGacccacttttatttttgttaaggGAGTTTAGACTGACAGAGTAGTTGTGACCAgtcaacaaatattttttttttcagtatttattttgatattataatgtaatactattataataaatttaatataaaattatatgaatataaataatattataaatgtaaatatgaataaagaaaaaaaagagtaaaGCGTCGGGAAAGAATAGTGCAGAGACGAGCACATTGTATTCTATTTTAGCCTTCATTTCCTATGTGCCAACTGAGATCACTTTTTGACACGTGTCCTTCCACTGTCAAAATTCACAACTATGCTTTTTGGCATCATTTCATTGTTTTCCTTAAGGGAACCCAAGTAGGCCAACTGTCCATTTCTGATACCATCCGTTTAAATGACACGACATGATACAAAATTAAACAGGCTAGAgttgattttatataaatttaaataatacaatTAAATAGCGGATTAAATTTAATTCGTctaaaatatgtttaatttttttattaattatattaattaaataaattatcatatgttttttttatgaataaaattatattaaagccACATGAAGAGGCAAAAGCCAACTGCTCTAAtttttcgcacaagaagtggtACACTCAAAATGGCACACTAGATACTACAAATTAAAGagcttaaaaaaacaaaatcaagagAATAAAATACATCGAAGgtttctaaaaaaatccaaacccgAATAACAAAAACTcctattataaaatttaaagagaaaaacCGCCTTGGTGAAGCAGTTAAAGATCACAGTTTATTTGTTTATCCTCGCATATGTTAAATTATCATATGTTATAAGTATACTCATGTAATACATATAATTTACTAATTGATGTTTGCTGTGTTAAGATATGTGTTTGTTTTGGAGGTTTGTTGTTTGAttatacttatttaattaaaaatgtattaagTAGATTAAGTGAGTTATCAATAAACATGTTAAAGAAGTTAAACATATATCCATTATATCTGATTTAGTGAACGGGTTAGACAATTTGACATATATTAGATCTGATCAATAGCATGACACATCATCATTTAACtaataacttttatatatatatatatatatatatatatatatatatatatatatatataattcacatatagttaaaaaaaagtaaatttaccTTAAAAAATAAGATCCACCATTAAACCGTTTAAGTCTATTCGACATTCCACAATGTGTCTAATGGAGTCAAACTATTAGTTCAATGACAAAGTTATTTTATCTAATTGTGATAGTCATACTATCAGttataaatatttacaatatatttgatttgaattaGGTCATCAGAAGTacgattttgaatttttaactcattttatgCTAATGTGAGTTATAAATACCGATCGTTTCAGTCACATTAAcataaaatgagttaaaaatttaaaaccgtaCTTTTGATGACCtagttaaaatcaaatatattgtaatatttctatttcaaatttttggtaaGGTTTTAAAGATCTGTCAATCTCCTTGGACCTAATGTTTGATAATGGGAtgagaattaaaattaaaaatggacaGAAGGTTACGTATAGAAGGGGAAAAGAGATTTTGAAATCCAAAAAGGTACAGAAACACagaaaaaagtaattaattttagaaaatgtGTTTGCTTATGTTATGAGATCATAATTATGTCCAATGGATGCAGCTTTTTAGGCCATCACTTATGACTGTAATTTCAACAATAATAAGTACTGATTTTAAGTACAAACTATATTATTAATCTAATGTCACTATTTGACTCACCATCATCCCTATAACGACTGAAACTAAGCAGGGtaaatttcatcttttaagatATAAAACCTATTTATtctaaataaaatcaattcattCAAACCGTTAAACTATTAGCTGAGATTCtgacaatattatttttttgatacatTTTCGAAGCCCGAACATAATATATACACAGACTTGTCGCACATTgtgtttagtttttaaaaaataaaggttAAATTTGTCTCTAGAACTTTATAcagaatattaatttagataaagTTTGtggtttttaaaaaaacacCATAAATTTAGTGATTTGACTCGTTTTATTTTTTCAGATGAGTTACCAAAAAATGATTGTTGCATTATATACAAATTGTAACCGAtgtaacaaaatatttttatacgatTTGAAACTGAATGGATAAAACGAACCGAAATGttaaatttatagtgtttttttcTTAAAGCTATGACTTTAAGCGTAATTGATTTTATATGCTAAGTTCGAGGAGCAAAATGAACTTTTGTTGGCTTTTTTTAGTTAACGTAACAGAAATTGCTAAAGATGAAACTCTAAACATTTTAATGTTAGTGCTTCACCAagaatttgtaatattttaactGTAAGGTGTAGTTGAGGTGATAAGACATTCTCTTGATTTAAGTGAGATTGAAGGTTCGAATCGAACtcatgtatacaaacgtttaaaatttggagttaGAATTTTGCCTCATGTAAGGGACCTATTCGGCTCGAGTGAGAATTGAGTATGAAAGGATTAAAAATGCGGTCTCATAGTTGGGAACCGTTCAATACATTtcataataatacaaaaaataaaataaaatagtactAATTTGTTTTTCTTGCATTATCTTATATCCTATTGTTTTTAggctaatggtaaaaaaaacccaaacctttacgacttgttgcaattatatccaaaccttttaatttttgcaataatatccaaattgcattttttttttgcaat containing:
- the LOC126657739 gene encoding cyclin-D4-1-like, whose protein sequence is MAQNLLCGENKNTCFDVDCNASDEIDHQLNLKDCFCNKNDDDDEGLVMGLTLHSEKRVVEMVEREQKHMPLDDYLMRLRSGELDMSFRREAIDWIWKVQAHYSFGALSVCLSMNYLDRFISVYQLPKGKAWTVQLLAVACLSLAAKMEETNVPLSVDLQVGDPKFVFEAKTIQRMELLVLNTLKWRMQAITPCSFIDYYLCKINGNRNLSPALINKSLQLILCIIKGIDFLEFRPSEIAAAVALFVIEQVQAVDIDKQMPIFIHVEKNRVMKCIELMKDLSLISSCGSTTTTTTTTTSSNGDNVASASTSSVPQSPNGVLEAACLSYKSDDITTTVGSCANSSHNHNSNTNTPLTKRRKHNPTQVENKS